A segment of the Aromatoleum aromaticum EbN1 genome:
CGCATCCCGGGTGTTCTCCTGGCGATAAAGGATCGCCTGCATGGCGGGCACGGAAAACCCGAACGCGCTAGCGGTCTCGACACGATCGAGCAGTTTTTGCGTGCCGTCGAGAAACTCCCGCGCCGACAGAATGTCGGGCGAGACCGGGGAAAGTAGCCGGTCGGCGGCCAGAACCGCGGCATCCTGGAGGTGGCCCACGGCCCCCTGGGTGTCGATCATCACCACGTCGTAATGCTCGGAGATGAGGGGGCTGCGGAGCGCGAGCTTGATGCGCAGCGCGCTGTCCATGCGCGGCGCAAGCCAGTCCTGAAGTGTGCCCTCCGGCGCGTCGGAGACGACAAGATCGAGGCACCCGTTCGGATTGAGCCGGGGCTTTCCTCGTGGCGCACTGGGCGCGAGCGCAAGGTCGATCGTCGAGATGCAGTCGGCGGTGAGCGCCCCCTGCTTGATCATCTGAGTGAGCCCGTGCGGCGCCAGTCGGCCGATCGGGAAATACCGGCTGAGACTGGGCTGGACATCGGCATCGATCAGCAGCACCCGCATGCCAAGGTCTGCCAGGAGCGCGCCGAGATTGGCGTTAAGGGTAGTCTTGCCGACACCGCCTTTGGTCGAAACGACGCTGTAGACGATCATCGGTAAGCGTCCGCCGCTCCCACCTGTAACAGCCCCCCGGTTTTGCCGACACTCCTGATTTTCACCCGGAGGTCGTGATGAGCACACAATCGGAGCGCGTTGCGCGCTGGCGCGAGCACGTGGAGCGGTGGCGCCGCAGCGGTCAGACGCAGGCGGCCTACAGCGCCGCGCATGGCGTGAGCAAGAAGTCACTGGGGTACTGGATTCGGCGGTCGCGCCACGAGTCAGCGCGCGAGGCGGATTCGGTCCTGACGCTGGTGGCGGCGCGTCCTGTCGGCGTTGCGCCGCCACGGCAAGCGGGGGATGTGCTGTCGCTGTGCAGCCCGTCGGGCTGGCGCCTGCAGTTCGGTGCGCTGCCGCCGGCGCCGTGGCTCGCCGAGGTGCTCGCGCACGGGGCGACGTGATGATTGCGCCGGAGCAGATCTGGCTCGCGGTCGAGCCGATCGACATGCGTCTGGGCATCGACGGCCTGTCGGCACGGCTGCAGAACAGCCTGGGCCGCGCGCCGTGCGATGGCAGTGCGTACGCCTTCATCAACCGGGCCCGCACGCGCGTGAAGGTGCTGCGGTGGGATGGCACCGGAGTGTGGCTGAGTCAGCGGCGTCTGCATCGGGGCAGCTTCAGCTGGCCCGCTGCCGACACGGCGGTGTTCGCGCTGTCGGCCGAGCAGTGGCAGTGGCTCGTGGCGGGGGTCGAGTGGCAGCGCCTGAGTGCCGCCGCACCGGCTCACTGGCGGGTGTGACCGGTGTGCCGGCAGCGTCGACGATCCGCCACGTAAAAATTCCTGAAACCCTTGTGGATGCTGGGATTCAGCGCCTTCATCGGGTATAATTCCGGCATGGATTTCGCCGCCGAACTGACCGCTTTCGACCTGCCGCCCGCGCTCGCGCAGCAGGTTCAGCGGTGGGTCGCGCAGGCGGCCGACGTGGCCCGCCTGGAAGCCGAGCTCAAGCTGAGCAAGCTCAAGATCGAGGCCCTGGTCCACGAGATCGCCACCCTCAAGCGCCTGCGCTTTGGCGCGCGCAGCGAGACGCTGCCGGCGGGCATGAAGGACTTGTTCGACGAGACGCTCGCGGCCGATCTGGCCGCGTGCGAAGCCCGGCTCGAGGCGCTGCGCGACGCCGCGGCATCCGAAGCCGAAGCGTCTCCGAAGGCCCCGCCCGAGCGCCCCCGCGCCGGCCGCCCGCCGTTGCCGGCACACCTCGAGCGCATCGAACACCGCCACGAGCCCGAATCCTGCAGCTGCGCCGCGTGCGGGCAGGATCTGGTCAAGATCGGCGAGGACGTCTCCGAGCAGCTCGACATCATCCCGGCCAAGTTCTTCGTGCATCGCCACATCCGTCCGCAGTACGCCTGCCGGCACTGCGAGACGGTCTCGACCGCCCCCGTGCCGGCGGCGGTCATCGACGGCGGCCTGGCCGCGCCGGGGCTGCTGGCGTGGGTGACGGTGAGCAAGTTCGTCGATCATCTGCCGCTGTACCGGCTCGAACAGATTGCCCGGCGCAGCGAGGTGGCGCTACCGCGCTCGACACAGTCCGAGTGGATCGGGCGTATCGGGGTGGCGCTGTCGCCCCTCTACGCTCGACTGGTCGAGCATCTGTTGGCGGGTACGGTGCTGCATGCGGACGAAACCCCCGTCGAGCAACTCGATCCGGGGCGCGGCAAGACGAAGCGGGCGTATCTGTGGGCCTACCGCAGCAATACGCTCGGCGCCGACCCGCCCATCATCCTCTTCGATTACCAGCCCGGGCGCGGCGGGCAATATCCCCAGGCCTTCCTGAAAGGCTGGAAGGGCATGCTCATGGTCGATGACTACGCGGGGTACAAGGCGCTGCTGGGGGGCGACATCGGCGAGTTGGCCTGCATGGCCCATGCAAGACGCAAGTACTTCGAACTGCATCAGGCCAACAAGAGCCCGGTGGCGGCCGAGGCGTTGCGGCGCATCGGCGAATTGTATGCGCTCGAAGAGCAGGCGCGCGACGTCTCGATCGAGGCGCGCGCCGAACTGCGCGCGCAGTACGCCCGCCCGCGTCTGGAGGCGATGTACCTGTGGCTCGTGCAGACCCGCAAGACCGTGGCCGATGGCGCGGCGCTGGCGCGCGCCATCGACTACAGCTTGAAGCGCTGGCCGGCGCTCGCGCGTTACGCGAGCCGTGGCGACTGGCCGATCGACAATAATCCAATCGAGAACGCCATCCGCCCGATCGCTCTGGGCAAGAAAAATTGGATGTTTGCGGGTTCCGAAGCCGCCGGCAAGCGGGCCGCGGTGATTCAGTCGCTGCTCGCCACCGCACGCGCCAATGGCTTCGAGCCCCTGGCGTGGCTCTCCGACACCCTCGAGAAGCTGCCGGCCTGGCCCAACAGCCGCATCGACGAATTGCTGCCGATCAGAAAGAAAGAGTCTGCGCAAGCGTAAGAGGGCGTGGAAGCGGCGGACGCTTACGATCATCGAGCCCTCCTTGAAAAGAGACAGAAGGGGCGAATCGCAAAGGGACGGAGAGCAAATGGGAAAGCAGTGTGCCTACGGGATGGCCGTCGGTACGCGCTCGCGTTGCGACGAGCGGTGTCCCACATGGAATTTGCCTATCAAGAAATAAGATTAGTCAGGCGTCCGTGCTTGTCAAGCGTCGGACATGGCAAATGCAATCACTCGCGGCGATCACGCTACGTCGTTCCCGATGGGGTCTTCTGGGCGAACGGCACAACGTTCGGATTCGCGGGCGGAACCGGATTGATCCAGCGCTCGGGATGCTTGATCACCACCGCAGCGAGCTTTCCAGCCGGTTTCGCGCCCCGCCCGAGCACCGTGTAGTGGAGCACGTTGGCATTCCCCGAGCCGACAACGTGCCACCTCGCCTTGATGACGTGCCGCTGGATGCCGGTTCCCACTTTGTCGCCGCTTGGCGCGTGCGGCGGACCGGTGCCGTCATCGCCATACAGCGCGGCAAATTCGCGGAATGTCCGCGGCGAGACCAATGCCATCCCTTCGGGCACGAAGTGCACGGGCGCGCCTGCCTCGTTGTATGGAATCGAGCCGTCGGCCAGGCCTTGTTGCAGCCATGTCATAAAGCGCAGCGCGGCGTCGCTTGGACCGAGACCTTCGCTGCCCATCCTGTTCGGTTGCGCGGTATCGGCGGATCGCGTTGGCTCACGCACGAATGGGGTGACGGGGCCGCTCATCGGCGAGGGTATCCGGGGTAATGTTTTCGGATTCGGGTCATCCTGTGCAGTCACTGAGTCGTCATCGGAGAGGAATCCGTCCTTGTCTTCCTCCTCTGTCGCGGCGGGATCCGGCACAGCAGGGCGCCGTTGCGGCGCCTGAGTGACCGTCGTGTCTGACAGTCTGGAGGCGGCGTGCGGCGGCCGGGGCGCGGGAATGTCCTGACCCTGGCATTTCTTGCCGGGTCGTGGCCGCGCTTCCTCAGTATCGCGCGCGAGAGCCTCTCCCTGCCCCGCGTCCGTGCCCTCACCCGCCTCTCGCCTGTCACGCGCGTTGCGCGGCGGTTTCACGACCATCGTTCCCTCGAACGCAGCCGGGTACGCGTCGGGGCTGCCGAAAAGCTTGTCGAGCGGAAACCTGAGCATGGCGAGTTCGTGCGCGTAGCCGCCACCGCGCACCTCCACGTACCAGACGGCCTGCCCGGTGTCCGGATTGCGCTCGAGCACGCCATAGTCCTGCCAGGTGTCGAACAGGCGGTCGTTCTTGCTCGCGCCCGGAAGGCTCTCGCCGCCGCCGGGTTCCACACGCGCGATCTCCTCGCGCACCGCGTCGGCCAAGCGCTTGGCCACGAACCAGATTGCGCCATCGGCGACCCAGCCTGCGGCACCATCCCGATTGAGTGGCAATCCTCCTTGGCGCAGCAGCCGGCGCATCGCGGCCATCAGCTGCTCGATCAGCGGGACGGTTGTCGCAGCGCTGAACTGACTGCGCGGCCCTTGCTGCAGATTGCTGGCTGCTGAGCGCCGATCGGCCAGGCGCACGATCTCGGTCAACACACTCGTTGCGTCATCGCCCGACCATACCGCCTGCAGCTCGAGCATGACCGACGGCTCGCGCGCCAGGAAGGCGAGCGCCGTGGCCGGCACGATGCGCGGCGCCAGGACCAGCGGCAGGCGGCGGTGCGCTCCGTAGTCGCGCTCCGCCTTCGGTGCGAAGCGGACCTCGTACTCGGCTGCGCCAGCGGCCACCATGTCCCCCGCCATCGGCAACCACGGGCGCAACGGTCCGTCCGCGCGTTCCGCGAGCACGACTCGCAGATCGGTCATCGGCTTGCCGATGTCGTGGAGCAGCGCGGCGAAGATGACCGCATAGGTCCAGTGATCCCGCTGCCGGTCGACTACTTCGGCAGCGCCCCCACGCGGAAGCAGATAACCATTGCGGATCGCAATCGCGGCGTGCACCACCTCCACGGTGTGGGCCGCGAGTCCACCGACATGGGCGTGGTGATGCGCCTCGCTCGCCGGCAGGAGCTGCACGTACCGCAGGGTCTGCCCGATCGCGGGCGCGAAGTCCCGCTCCCAGACGGCCTGGCTCAGCTTCGATTCGCGGTGGATCTGTTGCAACGCACCGGCGAGGTTGCAGACCTGGATCAGTGTGGAGGCGTCGAGGACCTGAAGCCATCCCGGGCGGCTGGCCGCGAGCGCCCGCGCGTCACCGGCCGTCGCGGTCGGTGACCCGGCCGCATCCGGGGCGGCCGGGCACGACGCGCGACGGCCGCTCCTGTCGTGATAACTGGCCCAGATTAACCAGACGGCCAGCACTGCCGCAACGAGCAAGAATCCGGCAGCCAGCATGGCCATGGGTCACCCCCGGCGCTCACGCATCTGTGCGGCACAGAACTGGGTCAGCAGCCCGATCTGGAGCACTTCCCGTCGCGGGTAGGGGTGTTCGGACTCCCAGACCTCGACGGTCGCGCCCCGGCAAAAGGCGCTGAAGGATTCCACGAGGGGCTCCCACTTCTCGCCGCCGCGCTTCGCACGGAAGCGGCAGAACGGTAGCGCCGACAGGTCCGCGGCCAGCCGCGCCGGGTCGACCGGCTCGAGGATTTCCACGTAGCGGGCCAGGAGATCTCGCACAGCGAGAACGGGATCGTCCTCCGGGTAGAGGTAGGCCTCGAGTCCGTCGAATTGCGCAAGCCAACGGAGTACGACACCGCGCCAACCCGGCTCTCCGAGGCCCTCGAGGAAATGGCCGATCGTGATGACCGCCTGGGTTCGGGCGTCCTCCTGATGCGGCGGAATCGGTGGTGGCGGCATTTCGTTCATCAGCGTTCCATCTCCAGAATGCTGTCCGTTGCCTTGTTGTTTGCCTTCGCTGTGATCCCTTAAGCGGCCGGCCGTGCGACAGCCGTATGCGTACTTTCGTCGCATGCCAGCATTCGCCATCCGTGCAACATGCCCGCCTGCAGCGGCCAATCGAATAGGGTGCGGGAGGTTTTCCTTTTCGTCATCGGTAAAGTCTCGGAAGATTCCGCGACTTTACGCTTGACATGCCGCAGGGATCGTGATCACCCCTTTTCCGCCTTTGCAGCCGCGTGCACCGGCACGCTGCCGCACCCCTAACCGGTCGGCATTTGCCGCAGGCACCCCGTGCCCGTCAATCCTTCGCCCAGACCGGATTCAAGGGCTGGGCGCCCTTTCGGATTGGGCCGGTAACCCGTTGCTGCGGACCGCCGCCGGGCTGCCGCCTTTTGGCGCCGTTTCCGTGACTATCATTTTTGCCCTATCCACGCAAGCATAAAGCCGAAAAATCTTTCTCGATTTGACGAATGCGCCGCGCGGCCGCGCTCGCCACACTTTGCACCGTGACTGGCCGCTGACCGGAGCCTGCATCCCCGACGGCGCCTCAGCGGCGGAGATGCCTTTTTCAATCACGGAGCAGTTCGATGGATCGCGTTACCGCAATCACTCTTCTTCTGCTTGCCACCCCCGTGTCGGCCACGCATCCGGACCCGACGCACCCGGATCCGGTCCGCCTCGCGCGTTACACGACTGCGCCGGCGACGCCGGACCCCGCCATGACGGATCCAATGGCGGTCGTGGCCACCGTCCATTTTCCCCGCGAGCACGTGCGCACGGTGCGCGATGCGGTTGCCTTCCTGCTCCTTCGCACGGGCTTTCGGCTCGAATCGACAGATTTGGCGGCGAGTGCGCTACTCGACATGCCCCTGCCGGAGTCCCATCGCGATCTTGGCCCCTATCCCGCCCGGGCGATCCTCGAGGTCCTGGTCGGCCCGCCTTATCGCGTGCAGATCTCCCTGGTCGATCGCACGCTCTCCATTGGTCTCACGGATGAAGGCAGCAACGCCGAGCGGGTCGCCGCCGTTCGGCCGCCGCTCGCACCGCAGGCCGCAGCGCTGGAGCCGCTGAAGTGACCGCCCCTTCGGCACAGGCCGAAAGCGAATCGACGGCGCGCATCACGCCACGGCTCGCGAGGATTGCCCGCAACCAGCGCCCGGTGATCCTGGCCCTCATCGCTGCCCTGGTCCTCGCCGGCGGCGCCTTTCTGTTCGTCGCGTCTGAGCAACCAGCGGCGCCCGCCCCGTTGCCGCAAGCTCAACCCCTCGAAGCGATCGGGCAGCACACATCCCCCATTCCGGAGTTCGACGCGCCGGCCCCCGCCGATCCGATCGGCTCGCCTCGCCTGGATCAGCTCGACGAGCGGGTCGACGCATTGTCTCGTACCGTGGAGTCGATCGACGGGCAATTCTCGGAGATCAACAACCGTCTGGTCTCGCTCCACCAGGTGAGCGACGAGCTTCGCGTGCGCCTCGAGGCTCTGGCTCAGCGGCGCGAACCCGCCTCCGTTCCGGCGCGCCGCGTGGCGCCGACCAGAACCGGAGCCGTCACGAAAACCAGGATCCCGGCAGTAGTTTCGGTCGATACCTGGGGCGGTCAGCCGTCCGTGGCGATCCGGGACGTCAAAGGCGACCTCGCCTTTTACCGTGAGGGCGATACCGTCGGTGTGGCACGGATCCAGCGCATCGACGCACAGGCGCGCCAGGTTCACCTGCGCCTTCCCGACGGCACCGTCACGGCCGTCGGCGTACGGCACTGAGGGCATGTCGTGAGAAAAGTCCTTCCCGCCTTCGCCCTGCTGATCGTGCTGACAAACGTCGGCGCCGTGGAAACAGGGGAAACCCGAATCGACACTGTCGGCCGCAGCGCCACGGACCCTGGCCGATCCGAACGCGCCCCTATGGAAGTGTCACGGACCGATGTCCTGGAGGCCGGCTACTGGGGAATCACCCTCGAAGAATTGCACCGCGCCCGGCATCTGATGCGCGGCCCGCGCGGCGCCTTCAGCGACCCCCGCATCAGTCCGATCGAGGTGCTCGGCATCCACGCGCGATCCGACACCGAGCGCGACCGCTACGCCGCGCTGTTCGCGAAGCTCCTGCACGAGGACACCGACCGCGTGCTGGCGTGGCAGCGGGCTGGCGACACCGCCATGCGCCGACTCTATC
Coding sequences within it:
- the tnpB gene encoding IS66 family insertion sequence element accessory protein TnpB (TnpB, as the term is used for proteins encoded by IS66 family insertion elements, is considered an accessory protein, since TnpC, encoded by a neighboring gene, is a DDE family transposase.), whose amino-acid sequence is MIAPEQIWLAVEPIDMRLGIDGLSARLQNSLGRAPCDGSAYAFINRARTRVKVLRWDGTGVWLSQRRLHRGSFSWPAADTAVFALSAEQWQWLVAGVEWQRLSAAAPAHWRV
- a CDS encoding IS66-like element ISAzo15 family transposase; translated protein: MDFAAELTAFDLPPALAQQVQRWVAQAADVARLEAELKLSKLKIEALVHEIATLKRLRFGARSETLPAGMKDLFDETLAADLAACEARLEALRDAAASEAEASPKAPPERPRAGRPPLPAHLERIEHRHEPESCSCAACGQDLVKIGEDVSEQLDIIPAKFFVHRHIRPQYACRHCETVSTAPVPAAVIDGGLAAPGLLAWVTVSKFVDHLPLYRLEQIARRSEVALPRSTQSEWIGRIGVALSPLYARLVEHLLAGTVLHADETPVEQLDPGRGKTKRAYLWAYRSNTLGADPPIILFDYQPGRGGQYPQAFLKGWKGMLMVDDYAGYKALLGGDIGELACMAHARRKYFELHQANKSPVAAEALRRIGELYALEEQARDVSIEARAELRAQYARPRLEAMYLWLVQTRKTVADGAALARAIDYSLKRWPALARYASRGDWPIDNNPIENAIRPIALGKKNWMFAGSEAAGKRAAVIQSLLATARANGFEPLAWLSDTLEKLPAWPNSRIDELLPIRKKESAQA
- a CDS encoding ParA family protein, encoding MIVYSVVSTKGGVGKTTLNANLGALLADLGMRVLLIDADVQPSLSRYFPIGRLAPHGLTQMIKQGALTADCISTIDLALAPSAPRGKPRLNPNGCLDLVVSDAPEGTLQDWLAPRMDSALRIKLALRSPLISEHYDVVMIDTQGAVGHLQDAAVLAADRLLSPVSPDILSAREFLDGTQKLLDRVETASAFGFSVPAMQAILYRQENTRDAREIVKAIRDEYRKLKCRVSVLDTVVPHAVAYKSAATAQLPVHWIDPARARETMHTLLWELIPSLAGNHAGGPATALRAEVGDDIQDATA
- the mobH gene encoding MobH family relaxase; this translates as MAMLAAGFLLVAAVLAVWLIWASYHDRSGRRASCPAAPDAAGSPTATAGDARALAASRPGWLQVLDASTLIQVCNLAGALQQIHRESKLSQAVWERDFAPAIGQTLRYVQLLPASEAHHHAHVGGLAAHTVEVVHAAIAIRNGYLLPRGGAAEVVDRQRDHWTYAVIFAALLHDIGKPMTDLRVVLAERADGPLRPWLPMAGDMVAAGAAEYEVRFAPKAERDYGAHRRLPLVLAPRIVPATALAFLAREPSVMLELQAVWSGDDATSVLTEIVRLADRRSAASNLQQGPRSQFSAATTVPLIEQLMAAMRRLLRQGGLPLNRDGAAGWVADGAIWFVAKRLADAVREEIARVEPGGGESLPGASKNDRLFDTWQDYGVLERNPDTGQAVWYVEVRGGGYAHELAMLRFPLDKLFGSPDAYPAAFEGTMVVKPPRNARDRREAGEGTDAGQGEALARDTEEARPRPGKKCQGQDIPAPRPPHAASRLSDTTVTQAPQRRPAVPDPAATEEEDKDGFLSDDDSVTAQDDPNPKTLPRIPSPMSGPVTPFVREPTRSADTAQPNRMGSEGLGPSDAALRFMTWLQQGLADGSIPYNEAGAPVHFVPEGMALVSPRTFREFAALYGDDGTGPPHAPSGDKVGTGIQRHVIKARWHVVGSGNANVLHYTVLGRGAKPAGKLAAVVIKHPERWINPVPPANPNVVPFAQKTPSGTT
- the tnpA gene encoding IS66 family insertion sequence element accessory protein TnpA codes for the protein MSTQSERVARWREHVERWRRSGQTQAAYSAAHGVSKKSLGYWIRRSRHESAREADSVLTLVAARPVGVAPPRQAGDVLSLCSPSGWRLQFGALPPAPWLAEVLAHGAT